A genomic region of Klebsiella sp. RIT-PI-d contains the following coding sequences:
- a CDS encoding 2-dehydro-3-deoxygalactonokinase: protein MNYIAVDWGTSNFRAMSVRNGEVIRTVQDTCGVGKCQREELPTILRQQLLRLEEAWDAHLPVLLCGMIGSNIGIADAGYLPLPLSFRDLTGKGQPLTGILSGPLTLRPGICDRRTHEICRGEEMQLAGALTLTDSTTFAAVGTHSKWMTVDRSLQRVDSLQTLMTGELYHLVLNQSVVGKGLPTQVASPDAFLDGVATAQAIDRHEKTLVSELFRCRGRYILGDLPPQAAGSWLSGLLIGHEILQGHPRRTSVCYIGSRELLPHYQTASAALDLPCSVVEAETALIAGLNEVFRHDNG, encoded by the coding sequence ATGAACTATATTGCCGTCGACTGGGGCACCAGTAATTTTCGTGCCATGAGCGTTCGTAATGGCGAGGTGATCCGCACGGTGCAGGACACCTGCGGCGTCGGAAAATGTCAGCGGGAAGAACTGCCGACGATCCTGCGTCAGCAGTTGTTACGCCTTGAAGAGGCGTGGGATGCGCATTTACCGGTGCTGCTGTGCGGCATGATCGGCAGCAACATTGGCATCGCTGATGCAGGCTATCTGCCGCTGCCGCTCAGTTTTCGCGACTTAACCGGTAAAGGCCAGCCGCTTACCGGCATTTTGTCCGGGCCGCTCACCCTGCGCCCCGGCATCTGCGACCGGCGCACGCATGAGATTTGTCGCGGCGAGGAGATGCAGCTTGCCGGTGCGCTGACCCTCACCGACAGCACCACCTTCGCCGCCGTCGGCACGCACAGTAAATGGATGACGGTCGATCGTTCGCTGCAGCGCGTTGACAGCCTGCAAACGCTGATGACCGGTGAACTCTATCATCTTGTCCTGAACCAGTCGGTGGTTGGAAAAGGACTCCCCACGCAGGTTGCCTCGCCGGATGCCTTTCTCGACGGCGTGGCAACCGCGCAGGCCATTGATCGCCATGAGAAGACGCTGGTCAGCGAACTGTTCCGCTGTCGGGGGCGCTATATTCTTGGCGATCTACCACCGCAGGCAGCGGGTTCATGGCTGTCCGGCTTATTAATTGGCCACGAAATACTGCAGGGCCATCCACGTCGTACATCTGTCTGCTATATCGGCAGCCGCGAACTGCTGCCGCATTATCAAACGGCCAGCGCGGCGCTGGATCTTCCCTGCTCGGTGGTGGAGGCGGAAACGGCGCTGATTGCCGGACTGAATGAGGTTTTTCGTCATGATAATGGCTAG
- a CDS encoding helix-turn-helix domain-containing protein, with protein sequence MNSTVYDAFRCLNLLAAGSRPFGIREIGRILDLDSAKVTRLMQTLLVLDMVQRNAKRKYSLGMGVHRLSASAIHNSAFYTAVLDMLEETGSHSVSIVIGVLSGKEVVYLLHTRGGKSIARAIGNYESFPVRDSVIGIKLLATMSDEEIIDRLGIHDYQLLKKDIDEARHHQVFGKAYGPGDYRLACIIPGMQAAIALSNIQGDTLNIDSLRQFLVSAARKISGESFPAVQ encoded by the coding sequence ATGAACAGTACCGTTTACGATGCGTTCCGCTGCCTTAATCTGCTGGCAGCCGGCTCACGGCCGTTTGGCATCCGCGAAATTGGCCGGATACTGGATCTCGACTCAGCGAAAGTTACCCGGCTGATGCAAACGCTACTGGTACTGGACATGGTGCAGCGAAATGCCAAACGAAAATACAGTCTCGGGATGGGGGTTCACCGCCTGTCCGCCAGCGCCATTCATAACTCGGCGTTTTATACCGCCGTGCTGGATATGCTGGAGGAAACCGGCAGCCATTCGGTATCGATTGTGATAGGCGTGCTGAGCGGTAAAGAAGTGGTTTATTTACTGCATACTCGCGGTGGCAAAAGCATTGCCCGGGCGATTGGCAATTATGAATCTTTTCCGGTGCGGGATTCGGTTATTGGCATTAAATTGCTGGCGACCATGAGCGATGAGGAAATTATTGACCGCCTCGGTATTCATGATTACCAGCTGCTGAAAAAAGATATCGACGAAGCCAGACACCATCAGGTATTTGGTAAAGCCTATGGACCGGGCGATTATCGGCTGGCCTGTATTATTCCGGGGATGCAGGCGGCGATTGCGCTGTCGAATATTCAGGGAGACACCCTCAATATCGACAGCCTGCGCCAGTTTTTAGTCTCGGCTGCTCGCAAGATTAGCGGGGAATCATTCCCCGCCGTTCAGTAA
- a CDS encoding dihydrodipicolinate synthase family protein, which yields MLKGNVPILATAFDDNGDVDFASIERLVRFLLDQGVDGLALFGNASEGYALTGSEKEALFACVKRLTGDLPLVAAAGGASSAVAIEDIQRVQRWGAQVAMVNPPSVVKPGPQEIYHFWRDICQACDIDIMIQDAPLMTGVTLPVPTLVTLCQDFPSIKYIKVEQPPTTLKITALKAALGDSVGLFGGLNAGFLYEELRRGIIGTMPACEFPDVINAILQAWQQDQREAQALFYRYLPFLRYGVQPGIGVAVHKTVLHQAGIFATDVVREPAKRIDEVTRDELRDLTNTLGLAALEGGR from the coding sequence ATGTTAAAGGGTAATGTGCCAATTCTGGCGACCGCATTTGATGATAATGGCGACGTGGATTTTGCGTCAATTGAACGGCTGGTGAGATTTCTGCTGGATCAGGGCGTGGACGGGCTGGCCCTGTTTGGCAATGCCTCTGAAGGCTATGCGCTAACCGGCAGCGAAAAAGAGGCGCTTTTTGCCTGCGTCAAACGTCTGACCGGAGATTTACCGCTGGTGGCGGCGGCGGGCGGAGCATCGTCAGCAGTGGCGATTGAAGATATTCAGCGGGTTCAGCGCTGGGGGGCGCAGGTGGCGATGGTCAACCCGCCGTCGGTGGTCAAACCCGGCCCCCAGGAGATTTACCACTTCTGGCGCGATATCTGTCAGGCATGTGACATCGATATCATGATCCAGGATGCGCCGCTGATGACCGGCGTCACGCTGCCAGTGCCGACGCTGGTCACCCTGTGCCAGGACTTCCCTTCTATCAAATACATCAAAGTAGAACAGCCGCCGACGACGCTGAAAATTACCGCCCTGAAAGCGGCACTGGGCGACAGTGTTGGGCTGTTTGGCGGTCTGAACGCCGGTTTTCTGTATGAGGAGCTGCGGCGCGGGATTATCGGCACCATGCCTGCCTGCGAATTTCCCGATGTCATCAACGCTATTTTGCAGGCCTGGCAGCAGGATCAACGTGAGGCGCAGGCCTTATTTTACCGTTACCTGCCGTTTTTACGATACGGCGTTCAGCCAGGCATCGGCGTTGCAGTGCACAAGACCGTGCTACATCAGGCCGGGATTTTCGCCACCGACGTCGTGCGGGAGCCTGCGAAACGCATTGATGAGGTGACGCGGGACGAGCTGCGCGATCTGACGAATACCCTGGGGCTGGCGGCGCTGGAGGGCGGGCGATGA
- the zinT gene encoding metal-binding protein ZinT, with the protein MTVHFKQIAVALGALLVSGQALSHAHHSHGKPLSEVEQKAAEGIFDDKNVKDRSLSDWDGVWQSVYPLLESGKLDPVFEKKAQKESSKSAAEYKAYYRQGYRTDVDTIGIENGVMEFHTGDKVSSCKYEYAGHKILTYTSGKKGVRYLFECKDANSHAPKFVQFSDHTIAPRPSAHYHIFMGNTSQEALLNEMDNWPTYYPYQLTDEQVVDEMLHH; encoded by the coding sequence TTGACGGTTCATTTTAAACAAATAGCAGTGGCGCTGGGTGCGCTGCTGGTCAGCGGTCAGGCACTTTCACATGCGCATCACTCACACGGTAAACCATTAAGTGAAGTAGAGCAGAAGGCGGCAGAAGGCATCTTTGACGATAAAAACGTAAAAGACAGGTCGCTGTCGGACTGGGATGGGGTATGGCAATCAGTATATCCGCTGCTGGAAAGCGGCAAGCTGGACCCGGTCTTTGAAAAAAAAGCGCAGAAAGAGAGCAGTAAAAGCGCCGCTGAATACAAAGCGTATTACCGTCAGGGCTATCGTACCGATGTGGACACTATCGGCATTGAAAACGGCGTGATGGAATTTCATACCGGCGATAAAGTCAGTAGCTGCAAATATGAGTATGCCGGACATAAGATCCTGACCTATACCTCCGGTAAGAAAGGGGTGCGCTATCTGTTTGAGTGTAAAGACGCCAACAGTCACGCGCCGAAATTTGTCCAGTTCAGCGATCACACCATCGCCCCGCGCCCGTCAGCGCACTATCATATTTTTATGGGCAATACCTCGCAGGAAGCGCTGCTTAACGAGATGGATAACTGGCCGACGTATTATCCATACCAGTTAACCGATGAGCAGGTGGTTGACGAGATGCTGCATCATTAA
- a CDS encoding sterol desaturase family protein, whose protein sequence is MLILWNTLIVLATVAAMEIIATLAHKHIMHRWGWGWHLSHHEPRTGWFEVNDLYAVVFAVLAIVLIAVGTGGVWPLQWIGAGMTLYGALYFMVHDGLVHQRWPFRYVPRGGYLRRLYMAHRLHHAVRGKEGCVSFGFLYAPPVDKLQATLRKRKKAALNARRREQDAATTSQDAVPETLRESQSPSSRP, encoded by the coding sequence ATGCTCATACTGTGGAATACCCTGATCGTTCTGGCAACCGTTGCCGCGATGGAAATCATCGCCACGCTGGCGCATAAGCATATCATGCACCGCTGGGGCTGGGGCTGGCACCTTTCTCACCATGAACCCCGCACCGGCTGGTTTGAAGTCAACGACCTCTACGCCGTGGTATTTGCCGTACTGGCTATTGTGCTGATTGCCGTGGGCACCGGCGGCGTCTGGCCGCTACAATGGATTGGCGCGGGCATGACCCTGTACGGCGCACTCTATTTTATGGTTCACGATGGCCTGGTGCATCAGCGCTGGCCGTTCCGCTACGTGCCGCGCGGCGGCTATCTCCGACGGCTGTATATGGCGCATCGTTTGCATCATGCGGTACGCGGTAAGGAAGGCTGTGTCTCTTTCGGCTTCCTGTACGCGCCACCGGTCGACAAACTTCAGGCCACGCTGCGCAAGCGGAAAAAGGCGGCCCTTAACGCTCGTCGTCGCGAACAGGACGCTGCCACAACGTCGCAGGACGCGGTGCCGGAGACCCTACGCGAGAGCCAATCGCCATCGTCGCGCCCTTAA
- the crtY gene encoding lycopene beta-cyclase CrtY, translated as MRQRWDLILVGGGLANGLIALRLRQRRPQVQVLMLEAGAQPGGNHTWSFHQDDLSDAQHQWIAPLVAHRWSGYDVRFPALNRTLPGGYLSVTSERFAAVVADMPGDSVLTDAHVTCVTPDTVTLDDGRMFTAPAVIDGRGYHPSAHLITGCQAFLGQQWRLSQPHGLTRPILMDATVDQQAGYRFVYTLPLSAHELLIEDTHYIDRATLDVQHARENIRDYARQQGWSLAHLIREEQGNLPIALAGDAAQFWQQHAGQPCSGLRAGLFHATTGYSLPQAVNLAEAIVRQQDLTSGALFDLIQHTARREWRRQRFFRLLNRMLFLAGRPEQRWQVMQRFYRLDDGLIARFYAGQLRLTDMARILTGKPPVPVGEAVQAALNYSSRLRAFK; from the coding sequence ATGCGCCAGCGCTGGGATCTGATTTTAGTCGGCGGCGGACTGGCGAATGGGCTGATTGCGCTCCGTTTGCGCCAGCGGCGGCCGCAAGTGCAGGTACTGATGCTGGAAGCGGGTGCACAGCCAGGCGGCAACCATACCTGGTCGTTTCATCAGGACGATCTAAGCGACGCGCAGCATCAGTGGATAGCACCGCTGGTGGCGCACCGCTGGTCCGGTTATGACGTACGCTTTCCGGCGCTAAACCGTACGCTTCCCGGCGGCTATCTTAGCGTAACCTCTGAGCGCTTTGCTGCGGTAGTGGCCGATATGCCGGGAGACAGCGTGCTGACTGATGCCCACGTCACCTGTGTGACGCCAGACACCGTTACTCTGGATGATGGCCGGATGTTTACCGCGCCTGCGGTGATCGACGGACGGGGCTATCATCCCAGTGCGCACCTCATTACCGGCTGCCAGGCGTTTTTAGGCCAGCAGTGGCGGCTCAGTCAACCGCATGGCTTGACGCGGCCCATCTTAATGGACGCCACGGTCGATCAGCAGGCAGGGTATCGTTTTGTCTACACCTTGCCCCTGTCAGCCCACGAGTTGTTAATCGAAGATACCCATTACATCGATCGCGCGACGCTGGATGTTCAACATGCCCGTGAAAATATTCGCGATTACGCCCGGCAGCAGGGATGGTCGCTGGCGCATTTGATACGTGAAGAGCAGGGCAATTTGCCGATCGCGCTGGCAGGCGATGCGGCTCAATTTTGGCAGCAACATGCCGGTCAGCCCTGTAGTGGTCTGCGGGCCGGGCTTTTTCATGCCACCACCGGTTATTCTCTGCCGCAGGCGGTTAATCTCGCGGAGGCCATTGTCCGGCAGCAGGATCTGACCTCCGGGGCGCTATTTGATCTGATTCAGCACACTGCCCGGCGTGAGTGGCGCAGGCAGCGCTTTTTCCGCCTGCTTAACCGGATGCTGTTTCTTGCCGGACGCCCGGAGCAGCGCTGGCAGGTGATGCAACGTTTTTACCGATTGGACGACGGGCTTATTGCCCGCTTTTATGCCGGTCAGCTCAGACTGACCGATATGGCGCGTATCCTGACGGGAAAACCACCGGTACCGGTGGGAGAAGCCGTGCAGGCCGCGCTCAACTATTCTTCCCGGCTGCGAGCTTTCAAATAA
- the crtB gene encoding 15-cis-phytoene synthase CrtB encodes MSSSTLMDHATVTMAAGSKSFATASKLFDPATRRSALMLYAWCRYCDDVIDGQTLGFAASHQETTGASQRLAMLQTETQRAFSGAPMREPAFAAFQEVALRHAIPQALAFDHLEGFAMDVRETRYETLDDTLRYCYHVAGVVGLMMARIMGVREAAVLDRACDLGLAFQLTNIARDIVEDAEAGRCYLPAQWLAAENVPIGQVSDPAQREKLARLAQRLVAHAEPYYASARAGLTGLPLRAAWAIASAHGVYREIGVKVSAAGAHAWDRRQGTSRAEKMALLLKGATMAIGSRVGSPAPRPATLWQRPVRDDER; translated from the coding sequence ATGAGTTCCAGTACGTTAATGGATCACGCCACCGTCACCATGGCCGCCGGCTCAAAAAGCTTCGCCACCGCGTCAAAGCTATTTGATCCCGCGACGCGCCGTAGCGCGCTGATGCTCTACGCGTGGTGCCGCTATTGTGATGACGTCATTGATGGTCAGACGCTGGGATTTGCCGCATCGCATCAGGAAACTACCGGCGCCTCGCAGCGGCTGGCGATGCTGCAAACCGAGACGCAACGTGCGTTTTCCGGTGCGCCGATGCGCGAACCGGCATTTGCTGCTTTTCAGGAGGTTGCGCTGCGGCATGCCATTCCGCAGGCCCTGGCATTTGACCATCTGGAAGGGTTTGCCATGGACGTGCGTGAAACCCGGTATGAAACGCTGGACGACACGCTGCGCTACTGTTACCACGTGGCGGGTGTGGTCGGCCTGATGATGGCGCGGATCATGGGCGTACGTGAGGCGGCAGTACTGGATCGGGCCTGTGATTTGGGACTTGCATTTCAGCTAACCAATATTGCCCGCGATATCGTCGAAGATGCCGAAGCCGGACGCTGTTATCTGCCTGCACAGTGGCTGGCAGCGGAAAATGTGCCAATAGGTCAGGTCAGCGATCCGGCGCAGCGGGAAAAACTGGCCCGCCTGGCGCAGCGGCTGGTGGCTCACGCCGAACCGTATTACGCCTCTGCACGGGCCGGGCTGACCGGGTTGCCGCTGCGCGCGGCCTGGGCGATTGCCTCAGCACACGGGGTTTACCGGGAGATTGGCGTTAAGGTCAGTGCGGCAGGCGCGCACGCATGGGATCGACGTCAGGGGACGTCGCGTGCGGAAAAGATGGCGCTGCTGCTTAAGGGCGCGACGATGGCGATTGGCTCTCGCGTAGGGTCTCCGGCACCGCGTCCTGCGACGTTGTGGCAGCGTCCTGTTCGCGACGACGAGCGTTAA
- a CDS encoding phytoene desaturase — protein MSKTIVIGAGFGGLALAIRLQAKGIPVTLLEQRDKPGGRAYVYHDQGFTFDAGPTVITDPTAIEELFTLAGKPMAEYVDLLPVTPFYRLCWETGEVFDYDNHQERLEAQIRRFNPDDVEGYRRFHAYSQAVFEEGYLKLGTVPFLSFRDMLRAGPKLMKLQAWRSVYSMVATFIKNEQLRQAFSFHTLLVGGNPFATSSIYSLIHALEREWGVWFARGGTGALVQGLVKLFEDLGGTLELNAEVTGLEAKGNRISAVQLKDGRRIEATAVASNADVVHTYEKLLGHHPVGAKRAAALKRKRMSNSLFVLYFGLNHHHSQLAHHTVCFGPRYKELISDIFNKDTLAEDFSLYLHAPCVTDPSLAPPGCGSYYVLAPVPHLGTADLDWTVEGPRLRDRIFAYLEQHYMPGLRSQLVTQRIFTPFDFRDQLGAHLGSAFSVEPILQQSAWFRPHNRDSLIPNLYLVGAGTHPGAGIPGVIGSAKATAGLMLEALL, from the coding sequence ATGAGTAAAACAATCGTCATCGGTGCAGGTTTTGGCGGCCTTGCCTTAGCTATTCGTCTTCAGGCGAAGGGGATCCCCGTTACCCTGCTTGAACAGCGTGATAAGCCGGGCGGCCGCGCTTATGTCTATCATGATCAAGGGTTTACTTTCGATGCGGGTCCCACGGTGATCACCGATCCTACCGCCATCGAAGAGCTGTTTACCCTTGCCGGTAAACCGATGGCGGAGTATGTCGACCTGCTGCCGGTTACGCCGTTTTATCGCCTGTGCTGGGAGACGGGGGAAGTATTTGATTACGACAATCATCAGGAGCGACTGGAAGCGCAGATCCGCCGGTTCAACCCGGACGATGTCGAAGGGTATCGCCGTTTCCACGCCTATTCACAGGCGGTCTTTGAAGAGGGTTATCTGAAGCTGGGTACCGTCCCGTTTTTATCGTTTCGTGACATGCTGCGTGCCGGCCCCAAACTGATGAAACTTCAGGCCTGGCGCAGCGTGTACAGTATGGTGGCCACGTTTATCAAGAATGAGCAACTGCGCCAGGCCTTCTCGTTTCATACGCTGCTGGTGGGTGGTAATCCCTTCGCGACTTCCTCTATTTATTCGCTGATCCACGCACTGGAACGTGAATGGGGCGTCTGGTTCGCCCGGGGCGGCACCGGGGCGCTGGTGCAGGGACTGGTAAAACTGTTTGAAGATCTGGGCGGCACGCTGGAGCTGAATGCGGAAGTGACTGGCCTTGAAGCAAAGGGTAACCGCATTAGTGCCGTTCAGTTGAAAGACGGCCGCCGCATTGAGGCGACAGCGGTAGCCTCAAATGCCGACGTTGTGCACACCTATGAGAAACTGTTAGGCCACCATCCGGTGGGGGCGAAACGGGCGGCGGCGCTGAAGCGTAAACGCATGAGCAACTCGCTGTTTGTGCTCTATTTTGGCCTTAATCATCATCATAGCCAGCTGGCACACCACACGGTCTGTTTTGGTCCGCGCTATAAAGAACTGATTAGCGATATTTTTAACAAAGACACGCTGGCGGAGGACTTTTCACTGTATCTTCACGCGCCGTGCGTCACCGATCCCTCCCTTGCGCCGCCAGGGTGTGGCAGTTATTACGTGCTGGCGCCGGTGCCGCATTTGGGCACCGCCGATCTGGACTGGACAGTGGAAGGCCCGCGTTTGCGCGACCGTATTTTTGCCTACCTTGAACAGCACTACATGCCAGGCCTGCGCAGCCAGTTAGTCACCCAGCGGATCTTCACCCCGTTTGACTTTCGCGACCAGCTTGGCGCGCATCTGGGCTCGGCATTCTCTGTAGAGCCTATCCTGCAACAAAGCGCCTGGTTTCGTCCGCACAACCGCGATAGTCTGATCCCAAATCTTTATCTGGTGGGAGCAGGAACGCATCCTGGTGCGGGGATCCCCGGTGTAATCGGTTCTGCAAAGGCGACGGCCGGGCTGATGCTGGAGGCGCTGTTATGA
- a CDS encoding MFS transporter, with the protein MLSAGVGHFIEWFDFGLYGTLAAIIANNFFVSNDPAVALLKSFAVFGSGFLMRPLGGLFFGSMGDRQGRRKVLVTVIVITSISTFVMGILPTWEQVGVLAPILLVITRLVQGFAAGGESSGVITYLAESASPKRRATLTCWSENFSFMAFVCGSGLVLFLTHMLGEAAMNDWGWRIPFLLAAPLGLGGLYMRRNMEDSAEFHKLKASGKLEKSPLRKTLSTSMRALMFCTGFVVVKAVSSWVLQSFMPGYLSTHLHYSRTDSYLITTLGLLSVAVCMPLTGYLSDRWGRRPLMLMGCGGFILLTWPAMLVMSQGSVPSAIAAMSMLGVFVAMFNGGCGAAMVELFPTAIRYGGIAIAYNLTVAVFGGVTPLASASLIAWTGDPLSPAWYVMITAVISFIAVWFAKETAGKILD; encoded by the coding sequence ATGCTGTCGGCCGGCGTCGGCCATTTTATTGAGTGGTTCGACTTCGGGCTATATGGCACGCTGGCGGCGATCATTGCCAATAATTTCTTTGTTAGTAACGATCCGGCGGTGGCGCTGCTGAAATCCTTTGCCGTTTTTGGATCGGGTTTTCTGATGCGTCCGCTGGGCGGTCTGTTCTTCGGATCGATGGGCGATCGTCAGGGACGACGTAAAGTGCTGGTGACGGTGATCGTCATTACCTCAATATCCACTTTTGTAATGGGGATCCTGCCGACCTGGGAACAGGTAGGCGTTCTTGCACCGATCCTGCTGGTCATCACACGTCTGGTTCAGGGATTTGCCGCGGGCGGCGAAAGCTCTGGCGTCATCACCTATCTGGCGGAAAGCGCATCACCAAAACGTCGGGCAACGCTGACCTGCTGGAGTGAGAACTTCAGCTTTATGGCCTTCGTCTGCGGCTCCGGGCTGGTGCTTTTTCTGACCCATATGCTGGGTGAAGCGGCGATGAACGACTGGGGCTGGCGTATCCCCTTCCTGCTGGCCGCCCCGCTGGGCCTTGGCGGGCTGTATATGCGACGCAATATGGAAGATTCCGCCGAGTTTCATAAACTGAAAGCCAGCGGCAAACTGGAAAAATCACCGTTGCGCAAAACCCTGTCGACCTCCATGCGCGCCCTAATGTTCTGTACCGGTTTTGTGGTGGTTAAAGCGGTGAGCAGCTGGGTTCTGCAATCGTTTATGCCGGGCTACCTTTCCACGCACCTGCACTACAGCCGGACGGATTCCTATCTGATCACTACCCTGGGTCTGCTGAGCGTTGCCGTCTGTATGCCGCTCACCGGCTACCTGTCCGACCGCTGGGGGCGACGTCCGCTGATGCTGATGGGCTGCGGCGGATTCATTCTGCTGACCTGGCCTGCGATGTTGGTCATGAGCCAGGGGTCGGTTCCCAGCGCCATTGCCGCCATGAGTATGCTCGGCGTATTTGTCGCCATGTTCAACGGCGGCTGCGGCGCGGCAATGGTGGAGCTGTTCCCGACGGCGATCCGCTACGGCGGCATCGCGATCGCCTATAACCTCACCGTAGCAGTGTTTGGTGGGGTAACGCCGCTGGCATCAGCAAGCCTGATCGCCTGGACCGGCGATCCGCTCTCTCCGGCATGGTACGTCATGATCACCGCCGTTATCTCTTTCATTGCCGTGTGGTTCGCTAAAGAAACCGCCGGAAAGATCCTCGATTAA
- a CDS encoding mandelate racemase/muconate lactonizing enzyme family protein codes for MKISHVECFPLKITPEQVYLGGDAADASTDYYYRPEYRCVYSRKMETCLVKITTDDGHVGWGEALAPVVPQVIAELITQLFTPLLIGHSPFSSAVLNSKMYDAMRDRGHITGYHIDALAAVDIALWDLKGKILNLPVWQLLGGAYRESIPCYVSGLPEPTLDARCTLARRWQEKGFTAMKLALGYGVKEDIANVRAIRETLGDDAQIFLDAHWNYSVAQAAELATALHPLGLGFLEAPLLPEDISGHRELRAKSPVPIALGETERTRYQFKPFIEQRAADILQPDVGRTGISELMHIAALAETWNIQVAPHLSVGLGPCIAASIHVAAAIPNLFMLEYQPPVFAIANQLLNTPLICEQGHYQLPQTPGLGIDINEQRVRESVMGATC; via the coding sequence ATGAAGATAAGCCACGTCGAGTGTTTTCCGCTCAAAATTACGCCGGAGCAAGTCTATCTGGGCGGCGATGCCGCCGACGCATCGACGGATTACTACTACCGTCCCGAGTACCGCTGCGTTTATTCGCGCAAGATGGAAACCTGTCTTGTCAAAATCACCACCGATGATGGTCACGTGGGCTGGGGCGAAGCGCTGGCCCCGGTTGTCCCGCAGGTAATTGCTGAATTGATCACACAACTGTTTACACCGCTCCTTATTGGTCACTCTCCCTTCTCCAGTGCGGTGCTGAACAGCAAAATGTATGACGCCATGCGCGACCGGGGGCACATTACCGGATACCACATTGATGCGCTGGCGGCCGTGGATATCGCGCTGTGGGATCTGAAAGGCAAAATTCTGAATCTGCCGGTCTGGCAACTGCTGGGCGGCGCGTACCGTGAAAGCATCCCCTGCTACGTTTCCGGACTGCCTGAGCCGACGCTGGACGCCCGCTGCACGCTGGCCAGACGCTGGCAGGAAAAAGGCTTTACCGCGATGAAGCTGGCGCTGGGCTATGGCGTAAAAGAGGACATTGCCAACGTGCGCGCCATTCGCGAAACGCTGGGTGACGATGCGCAGATATTTCTTGATGCCCACTGGAACTACAGCGTCGCGCAGGCGGCTGAGCTTGCCACCGCGCTACACCCGCTGGGGCTGGGATTTCTTGAAGCGCCGCTGCTGCCGGAGGATATTAGCGGACACCGCGAACTGCGCGCCAAAAGCCCTGTACCGATTGCGCTCGGCGAAACGGAGCGCACCCGCTATCAGTTTAAGCCGTTTATTGAGCAGCGCGCCGCCGACATCCTGCAACCGGATGTCGGGCGTACCGGGATCAGCGAATTAATGCATATTGCGGCGCTGGCCGAGACCTGGAATATTCAGGTCGCCCCGCACCTGAGCGTCGGGCTGGGCCCCTGTATCGCCGCCTCTATTCACGTGGCTGCCGCTATTCCGAATCTCTTTATGCTTGAGTACCAGCCGCCGGTATTTGCTATCGCCAATCAGCTTCTTAACACGCCGCTTATCTGCGAGCAGGGACATTATCAGCTCCCGCAAACGCCGGGACTGGGAATTGATATCAATGAACAACGGGTACGCGAATCCGTGATGGGGGCAACATGTTAA
- a CDS encoding glycine zipper domain-containing protein, translated as MFEKAENKVNEAAGKAQEVFGRATDRHDDTVKGATRKYASQAGYAVRDAADTVRDQVSSNPLGGLAIAGAVGVVLGFLLARK; from the coding sequence ATGTTTGAGAAAGCAGAAAATAAAGTAAACGAAGCTGCGGGTAAAGCGCAGGAAGTTTTTGGTCGCGCAACCGACCGTCATGATGACACCGTAAAGGGCGCTACGCGCAAATACGCATCGCAGGCAGGCTATGCGGTACGTGATGCAGCAGATACCGTGCGCGATCAGGTTTCTTCTAATCCGCTTGGCGGTCTGGCTATCGCCGGTGCAGTCGGCGTCGTACTGGGCTTCCTGCTCGCCCGTAAGTAA
- a CDS encoding 2-dehydro-3-deoxy-phosphogluconate aldolase, whose amino-acid sequence MIMASRIVAILRGITPPECVEHIACLRDHGITAIEITTNSPDWETSLRRVRSIFGDNVQLGAGTVLTPSQVDTCAQAGAEFILTPNLDLRVVKAAKQRGLRICAGVFTASEIFTACEHGVDVLKVFPAAALPLDFPQLIKGPLSTPAIFSAVGGVNSENATAYLRHYDSVGIGSALYRPGQRVAVTAKHCALLLNGGE is encoded by the coding sequence ATGATAATGGCTAGCCGCATTGTCGCCATTCTGCGCGGCATTACGCCGCCGGAATGCGTGGAACATATTGCCTGTCTGCGCGATCACGGCATTACGGCCATCGAAATCACCACCAATTCGCCTGACTGGGAAACCAGTCTGAGGCGGGTGCGTTCCATTTTTGGTGACAACGTGCAGCTCGGCGCAGGTACAGTATTAACGCCGTCGCAGGTCGACACCTGTGCGCAGGCCGGCGCGGAATTTATCCTGACGCCAAATCTGGATCTGCGGGTGGTGAAGGCGGCAAAACAGCGCGGCCTGCGGATCTGCGCAGGGGTTTTCACCGCCAGCGAGATTTTTACCGCCTGCGAGCATGGAGTAGATGTGCTAAAGGTTTTCCCGGCCGCGGCTCTGCCGCTGGATTTTCCGCAGTTAATCAAAGGGCCGCTGTCGACCCCGGCAATCTTCTCAGCGGTAGGCGGCGTTAACAGCGAAAATGCCACCGCATATCTTCGTCATTATGACAGCGTCGGCATTGGCTCAGCGCTTTATCGGCCGGGTCAGCGGGTGGCGGTTACCGCAAAACACTGTGCGTTATTACTGAACGGCGGGGAATGA